ATAACCTCCTATTATTTTTCGTCTTTTTTGACATAAAAGATTTACTTAAATTCTGCTGAGTCAACCATCAGTTTTCTCACTACATCGTTATTTAGCGTTAAGCCAATTCCTGGGCGATTAGGCACTTTCATTAGCCCATTATTCATTTCAACACGTTCATTAAAAATACCCATTTTCTCAAACCATTCAAAGTGTTCTACCCATACTTCTCCGTTATAACAAGCTACTAGTGGCAAGTGAAGCTCCATGCTGTAATGAGGTGCTAGAACTAATTGCTGCTCTTCACAACGGTCGATTACTTTTTTATATTGTGTAATCCCACCTATTCTTGGTGCATCAAATTGGCAAACATCAAAAGCACGGCGATCTAAATATGGTAGACCTTCATTAAAACTAACTAACATTTCACCAGTGGCAATAGGTGTTTCTAAAGCACGTGACAATCGATAATGTCCCTCTACATCATAAGCACCAACAGGTTCTTCTAACCATACTAAGTCATATTCATCGAGGTATCTTCCTGCTTTTAATGCAGTAGAAACATCCCATTGCTGATTAGCATCTACCATTATAGGCACATCATCTCCGAGAGCTTTACGTAGGGCCTCCACTCGACGAACATCTTCTTTGTAATCTTTTTGTCCTACTTTTATTTTAATTCCGCCAGCACCTTCTGACAGTACTTTTTGAGCGTTATCAATCACTTCATCAATGCTATCTTGAAGAAAACCTCCTGAAGTGTTATAGCAAGGAACTTCTTCTTTGAATTGCCCTAAAAGTTTAGTAATTGAGAGCTCTGCCTTCTTGGCCTTCAAATCCCATAAAGCGATATCAAAGGGAGTAATTGCTTGTACAGCGACACCACCGGCCCCAATTGAAATACTTGACCATAGCAGTTTGTCCCATAGTCTGGAAATATCATCAGGATCTTCATCGATAAGTAACGGTGCATACTCTTTTGCAAGGCTATATTGTGCCGGCCCGCCGTTACGCTTGCAATACACATATCCAAACCCTTCTCGTCCATCATTCGTACGAATAATTGCACAAGTTATCATAACTTCTTTTAAAGGTGTTTGTTTCCCTGTAAT
This region of Tetragenococcus osmophilus genomic DNA includes:
- a CDS encoding L-talarate/galactarate dehydratase — its product is MPDFIKNIEIKLLKVPLEKPVSDAKVITGKQTPLKEVMITCAIIRTNDGREGFGYVYCKRNGGPAQYSLAKEYAPLLIDEDPDDISRLWDKLLWSSISIGAGGVAVQAITPFDIALWDLKAKKAELSITKLLGQFKEEVPCYNTSGGFLQDSIDEVIDNAQKVLSEGAGGIKIKVGQKDYKEDVRRVEALRKALGDDVPIMVDANQQWDVSTALKAGRYLDEYDLVWLEEPVGAYDVEGHYRLSRALETPIATGEMLVSFNEGLPYLDRRAFDVCQFDAPRIGGITQYKKVIDRCEEQQLVLAPHYSMELHLPLVACYNGEVWVEHFEWFEKMGIFNERVEMNNGLMKVPNRPGIGLTLNNDVVRKLMVDSAEFK